In a single window of the Vitis vinifera cultivar Pinot Noir 40024 chromosome 6, ASM3070453v1 genome:
- the LOC100262108 gene encoding uncharacterized protein At1g24485 yields MANLLILILLALSTLSWNLAESLSIDCGSSTVYSDEGWIGDEAYIQNGESKRVQSGNSLSQVMDTLRVFSSRNKNCYSLVAEKGEKVLVRASFYYGNYDQKSSPPTFALQFDGNPWATVVTSSDLVIYYEAIYAVKGDSTSVCVAQTQANQFPFISALEMASLGSNMYSSLDSNYALFLRRRVAFGANETISDAYDRIWVPGVAVNGLTAVTSDALVIDSSTAEDDPPQAVLQNAITTSSTSESITIGTNLPAVEVPIYINAYFSEVTTLDSTQKRYLEINLDDNPVSNPIIPPYQEVLEVTITNLTASSNNNLSLVATSDSTLPPLINALEIFSISNELTDGTDSNDVEQLASLQVLYPILGQWGGDPCLPSPFTWDWVNCSSDATPRVTALYLSGFELYSSFPDLSSMDALEIIDLHNNSLEGDIPDYLGTMPNLKQLNLADNDFSGTLPTSISNNKNLKLIVTGNKNLCISGKSCQTSDTNTGTSFDDPEFTTSSGKKKSNKLPAILGSTIPTFFLFWAIVGVFIIVRQRRKAAAVTAMSAAGQNGGASRPNGNSVNVQMVGKISQAVMNEFNNNNNNTGEQTTLEIPDQMTDQQTYEGEYISRNA; encoded by the exons ATGGCCAACCTCCTTATCTTGATTCTTTTAGCCCTTTCTACCCTGTCCTGGAACCTCGCAG AGTCTTTAAGCATAGATTGCGGGTCATCCACTGTTTACAGTGATGAAGGATGGATCGGAGACGAGGCCTATATACAGAATGGAGAGTCCAAACGGGTTCAATCTGGCAATTCGTTGTCTCAGGTGATGGACACTTTGAGGGTTTTCTCGAGCCGTAACAAGAATTGTTACTCTCTAGTAGCTGAGAAAGGAGAGAAAGTTCTGGTTCGTGCCAGCTTTTACTATGGAAATTACGACCAGAAGTCATCTCCCCCTACCTTTGCTCTGCAGTTTGATGGGAACCCTTGGGCCACAGTAGTGACTTCAAGTGATCTAGTCATTTACTATGAAGCTATATATGCCGTAAAGGGAGATTCTACAAGTGTATGTGTTGCTCAGACACAGGCTAATCAGTTTCCCTTCATATCAGCACTTGAAATGGCAAGCTTGGGATCAAACATGTACAGCTCTTTGGATTCAAACTATGCTTTGTTTCTGAGAAGGAGGGTTGCTTTCGGTGCAAACGAAACTATAAG TGATGCATATGATCGAATTTGGGTTCCCGGAGTAGCTGTCAATGGATTAACTGCAGTCACAAGTGATGCACTAGTTATTGACAGTTCCACTGCAGAAGATGATCCTCCACAAGCTGTGCTGCAAAATGCAATAACCACCTCAAGCACGTCGGAGTCCATAACTATTGGCACTAATCTTCCGGCCGTTGAAGTTCCGATCTATATCAATGCATACTTTTCTGAAGTTACCACGCTTGATTCAACCCAGAAGAGATACTTGGAGATCAACCTGGACGACAATCCTGTCTCAAATCCCATAATCCCACCCTACCAAGAAGTACTGGAAGTAACCATCACCAACCTGACTGCTTCGTCCAATAATAACTTGTCTTTGGTGGCTACCTCTGATTCAACGCTTCCTCCTCTCATCAATGCCCTGGAAATTTTTTCAATCAGCAATGAGCTAACTGATGGGACAGATAGCAATGATG TGGAACAGTTAGCTTCGCTGCAAGTCCTATATCCTATACTAGGGCAATGGGGTGGCGACCCTTGTCTTCCCTCACCATTTACATGGGACTGGGTCAATTGTAGTAGTGATGCTACACCTCGAGTAACAGCTTT GTATCTCAGTGGCTTCGAGCTATATAGTTCATTTCCAGATTTGAGTTCCATGGATGCCCTTGAAATAAT AGATCTGCACAATAACAGCTTGGAGGGTGATATTCCCGATTACCTTGGCACCATGCCCAATCTAAAACAATT AAATTTGGCGGATAATGATTTCAGCGGGACTCTGCCCACCTCAATCTCAAACAATAAAAACCTAAAACTAAT TGTAACGGGGAATAAGAACTTGTGCATCTCTGGAAAGTCATGTCAGACAAGCGACACCAACACCGGGACCTCCTTTGATGATCCAGAATTTACAACTTCTTCCGGCAAGAAGAAGAGTAACAAGCTACCTGCTATACTTGGTTCCACAATTCcaactttctttctcttctgGGCTATTGTGGGAGTTTTCATCATAGTGCGCCAAAGGAGAAAAGCTGCAGCAGTGACTGCAATGAGCGCAGCTG GGCAAAATGGTGGAGCCAGTAGGCCTAATGGAAATTCAGTCAATGTACAAATGGTGGGAAAAATAAGCCAAGCTGTGATGAATGAGttcaataacaacaacaataatactGGGGAGCAAACAACGTTGGAGATTCCGGATCAAATGACTGATCAGCAAACGTACGAAGGGGAGTATATTAGCAGGAATGCTTGA
- the LOC100854353 gene encoding putative leucine-rich repeat receptor-like serine/threonine-protein kinase At2g19230 yields MEKSMVVIVLALAVLPYQLQSYYTPYDRLGIDCGATNTWEDPLTNYWWRLDDEFIKTGQNILLSVTTNRLPLETLRYFPEGTKNCYNLPLEVQEKYLIRAGFYYGNYDNLSKPPTFNLELDGNLWATVTTSLGTDPIYHEVIYITRKEYVSICLNQTQQGQIPFISSLEALFIYDGVYRLMNNDTALYLERRTNYGADQTVPERFDFGAEYFNRFWKPEQLPNYQNIFKGIHNDGGSMAENYPPYKVLNYAIRAQNVSDSIFLPIDFHETTQLWAYFVFYFYDVSPLPVLNNMTKLTVYIDGIEKNTTTVRPYEECVVVSVYPVKVTGTANVTISPAAGTTLPPILNAMEVFTTIEVATSMANPLLSSCAFFYMLVYLSGFVAWFG; encoded by the exons ATGGagaaatccatggtggtgatcgTCTTAGCGTTGGCTGTCTTACCCTACCAGCTTCAATCCTATTATACTC CTTACGATAGGCTAGGCATTGATTGTGGGGCAACCAACACATGGGAAGATCCACTCACAAACTACTGGTGGCGGTTGGACGATGAGTTCATAAAAACCGGACAAAACATTCTCCTCTCTGTGACCACTAACCGTTTACCTTTGGAAACACTGCGATATTTCCCAGAAGGGACTAAGAACTGCTACAATCTGCCATTGGAGGTGCAAGAGAAGTATCTTATTCGAGCAGGCTTCTACTATGGCAACTATGACAATCTCTCAAAGCCCCCAACCTTTAATCTCGAACTTGATGGCAATTTATGGGCTACTGTCACTACTTCTCTTGGCACCGACCCCATCTATCATGAAGTGATATACATTACAAGAAAGGAGTACGTCAGCATATGCTTAAATCAAACACAGCAAGGACAGattcccttcatttcttccCTTGAGGCTCTATTCATTTACGACGGGGTCTACAGACTGATGAACAATGACACAGCTCTCTACCTGGAGAGGAGGACCAACTATGGTGCCGACCAAACTGTCCC GGAACGTTTTGATTTTGGAGCTGAATACTTCAATCGATTTTGGAAGCCAGAACAGCTGCCAAATTATCAGAACATTTTCAAAGGTATACATAATGACGGTGGCTCAATGGCAGAAAACTATCCACCTTATAAAGTGTTGAACTACGCCATCAGAGCACAAAACGTATCAGACTCCATCTTCTTGCCTATCGATTTTCATGAGACGACTCAACTCTGGGCCTactttgtgttttatttttatgatgtaAGTCCGCTGCCAGTTCTAAACAATATGACAAAGCTAACTGTTTATATTGACGGCATTGAAAAGAACACAACAACAGTACGTCCATATGAAGAGTGTGTAGTAGTGTCCGTATACCCAGTTAAGGTTACAGGTACAGCCAATGTGACCATATCACCAGCCGCAGGAACCACACTGCCACCCATCCTCAATGCCATGGAAGTCTTTACAACAATTGAGGTTGCCACCTCCATGGCCAATCCTCTGCTCAGTTCCTGTGCATTCTTTTACATGCTGGTTTATCTTTCTGGGTTTGTTGCATGGTTTGGGTGA
- the LOC132253912 gene encoding receptor-like protein kinase At3g21340 — MGVVVYGILCFKNPLSSATAILDTTDWVRIDCGSEISYPSEEIWWQTDDEFIKTGKNKLVSRRSYSSLELLNTLRVFTQQNKNCYTLPTPTPARYFIRAVFYYGNYDGLSKPPTFDLEFDGNKWATVETSLTDPSYYELVYANKGENISVCLARTYRDQFPFISSLELWPLPDNMYAGMSRDSAWLQSYRYNYGASDTDWIIG; from the exons ATGGGTGTTGTTGTTTATGGTATTCTTTGCTTCAAAAACCCTCTCTCAAG TGCAACTGCTATACTAGATACAACGGATTGGGTGAGAATTGATTGTGGATCTGAAATCAGCTATCCAAGCGAAGAAATCTGGTGGCAGACAGATGATGAGTTCATCAAAACAGGTAAAAACAAACTGGTCTCTCGCAGAAGCTACAGCAGCTTGGAGCTACTCAACACTCTCAGAGTTTTCACACAACAAAACAAGAACTGTTACACTCTGCCTACCCCAACACCAGCCAGATATTTCATTAGAGCTGTGTTTTATTATGGCAACTACGATGGCCTTTCAAAGCCACCGACCTTTGACCTTGAGTTTGATGGAAATAAGTGGGCTACTGTCGAGACTTCTCTCACCGATCCCAGTTATTATGAACTGGTTTATGCAAACAAGGGCGAAAACATCAGTGTCTGCTTAGCTCGTACTTACCGTGACCAGTTCCCATTTATTTCCTCCTTGGAACTGTGGCCATTGCCTGATAACATGTATGCTGGCATGAGTAGAGACTCGGCCTGGCTTCAAAGCTATCGTTACAACTATGGAGCTAGTGACACTGATTGGATCATTGGGTAA
- the LOC100248449 gene encoding probable NOT transcription complex subunit VIP2 isoform X3, producing MSGLLNSSLNGSTSNLQDSNGRSFATSFSAQSGAASPVFHHSGSIQGLHNIHGSFNVPNMPGTLASRNSTINSVPSGGVQQPTGNLSSGRYASNSLPVALSQISHGSSHGHSGVANRGGLGVSPILGNAGPRITSSMGNIVGGGNIGRSISSGGGLSVPGIASRLNLAANSGSGSLNVQGPNRLMSGVLQQASPQVISMLGNSYPSAGGPLSQGHVQTVNNLSSMGMLNDVNSNENSPFDINDFPQLTSRPSSSGGPQGQLGSLRKQGLGVSPIVQQNQEFSIQNEDFPALPGFKGGNADYAMDLHQKEQFHDNTVSMMQSQHFSMGRSAGFNLGGSYSSHRPQQQQQHAPAVSSGGVSFSPVNNQDLLHLHGSDIFPSSHSTYHSQTSGPPGIGLRPLNSPNTVSGMGSYDQLIQQYQQHQNQSQFRLQQMSAVSQAFRDQGMKSMQATQAAPDPFGLLGLLSVIRMSDPDLTSLALGIDLTTLGLNLNSAENLHKTFGSPWSDEPAKGDPEFSVPQCYYAKQPPALHQGYFLKFQVETLFYIFYSMPKDEAQLYAANELYNRGWFFHREHRLWFIRVANMEPLVKTNTYERGSYLCFDPNTWESVRKDNFVLHYELLEKKPPLPQH from the exons ATGTCGGGGTTACTCAAT TCTTCTCTCAATGGATCAACTTCAAACCTTCAAGATAGCAATGGGAGATCTTTTGCGACATCTTTTTCAGCTCAATCTGGTGCAGCATCTCCTGTTTTTCATCACAGTG GAAGTATTCAAGGCTTACACAATATTCATGGGAGCTTTAACGTTCCCAACATGCCTGGAACACTTGCATCAAGAAACTCAACAATAAACAGCGTTCCTTCTGGTGGGGTTCAACAACCTACTGGAAACCTTTCCAGTGGACGATATGCATCAAATAGTCTTCCTGTCGCACTTTCTCAG ATATCTCATGGGAGCTCACATGGACATTCAGGAGTCGCAAATAGAGGAG GACTGGGAGTATCTCCAATATTGGGAAATGCAGGTCCTCGGATTACGAGTTCAATGGGAAACATAGTTGGTGGAGGCAACATTGGGAGGAGCATTAGCTCTGGTGGAGGATTATCTGTGCCCGGTATTGCTTCTCGCTTAAATTTAGCTGCAAATAGTGGTTCGGGAAGTTTAAATGTCCAAGGACCGAATAGATTAATGAGTGGTGTGCTTCAGCAAG CATCTCCACAGGTGATTTCTATGCTAGGAAATTCCTATCCTTCTGCTGGAGGTCCATTATCTCAAGGCCATGTCCAAACAGTCAATAATCTGAGCTCGATGGGGATGTTGAATGATGTGAACTCCAATGAAAATTCCCCCTTTGATATTAATGATTTCCCTCAGTTGACAAGTCGACCTAGTTCTTCTGGAGGACCTCAAGGACAATTGG GTTCCCTGAGAAAACAAGGTCTTGGAGTTAGTCCTATTGTTCAACAGAACCAAGAGTTCAGCATCCAAAATGAGGATTTTCCAGCTTTACCGGGATTTAAAG GTGGTAATGCTGATTATGCTATGGATTTGCACCAGAAAGAACAATTTCATGACAATACTGTATCTATGATGCAATCTCAGCACTTCTCT ATGGGAAGATCTGCTGGGTTCAACTTGGGGGGATCATACTCCTCTCATCGTCCACAGCAACAACAGCAACATGCTCCTGCAGTCAGTAGTGGTGGTGTCTCCTTTTCACCAGTAAACAATCAGGATCTCCTTCATTTGCATGGCTCAGATATCTTCCCATCTTCTCACTCAACCTATCACTCACAG ACAAGTGGACCTCCCGGTATTGGATTAAGACCTCTAAATTCTCCAAATACTGTTTCTGGTATGGGGTCATATGACCAGCTTATCCAGCAATATCAACAACACCAGAACCAGTCCCAATTTCGCTTGCAACAAATGTCAGCTGTTAGTCAGGCATTTAGGGATCAGGGCATGAAGTCGATGCAGGCTACACAAGCTGCTCCGGATCCATTTGGTTTGCTTGGCTTGTTAAGTGTAATAAGGATGAGTGACCCTGATTTGACATCTCTTGCCCTTGGAATTGATCTAACAACACTTGGGTTGAACTTGAACTCGGCCGAAAATCTTCACAAGACTTTTGGTTCCCCGTGGTCTGACGAGCCAGCCAAAGGAGATCCAGAGTTCAGCGTGCCTCAGTGTTATTATGCTAAACAACCACCTGCTCTACAT CAAGGTTACTTCTTGAAGTTCCAGGTGGAGacattgttttatattttctatag catgcCGAAAGACGAAGCCCAATTATATGCTGCAAATGAACT CTACAACCGAGGCTGGTTTTTCCACAGAGAGCACCGGCTGTGGTTCATAAGGGTTGCTAACATGGAGCCACTTGTTAAGACAAACACATATGAGAGAGGATCTTATCTTTGTTTTGACCCGAACACATGGGAGTCAGTCCGAAAG GATAATTTTGTTCTCCATTATGAGCTGTTGGAAAAGAAACCACCTCTACCGCAACATTAA
- the LOC104879622 gene encoding probable LRR receptor-like serine/threonine-protein kinase At1g05700 has translation MGWICRYPTDEYNRIWKPMIPTGLIPVVADFYSLYYTTVEYPPTSAIIQAVRAPNPTDTISLQFTFSKTNTLNHVVVYFTEVAFNINETRSFDFYVNNKFMVTIRPEYENCTDAWANAPTVGAMEVELRPPIDSVLPPVISAIEVYTASDPLVTIGTSQDDCKFFVFVFMGFAYIYVDDVSLRFVQTVDGLAVLISTFEQLEGWSGDPCLPSDTIWQWLNCIGNDPPRVTSLNLSGYGLDGSLPDFSQIQALETIDLGNNSLEGSIPDFLGKLPSLKLLINGNPSLHHHKGKNLGLIIGLTIGIPVGLILVFALVYFLTRKKPMSGHGQVTIGLGMSQGNGTAQGKPQEENISVSASTEGLIKPSQTNQNVMAMPTGENVSWAGNAGNGHINPMPAGEHIPVSTGPGSINHPSEVPAGIDRAELDELIRLQHGNMGPHGRA, from the exons ATGGGATGGATCTGCAGGTACCCCACTGATGAATACAATAGAATATGGAAACCAATGATACCAACTGGCCTGATTCCGGTAGTGGCAGATTTCTATTCCCTATACTACACAACTGTTGAGTATCCTCCCACATCTGCAATAATCCAAGCGGTCAGAGCTCCGAACCCAACAGACACGATCAGTTTGCAGTTCACGTTTAGCAAAACCAATACCCTCAACCATGTTGTTGTGTATTTCACAGAAGTTGCTTTCAATATTAATGAAACTAGATCCTTTGATTTTTATGTGAACAACAAGTTCATGGTAACAATCAGGCCAGAGTATGAGAATTGTACTGATGCATGGGCCAATGCTCCAACAGTGGGTGCAATGGAGGTTGAGCTCCGGCCACCTATTGACTCTGTTCTTCCTCCCGTTATCAGTGCCATTGAAGTGTACACGGCGAGTGATCCTCTGGTCACCATTGGAACATCACAGGATGATTGTAAGTTCTTTGTCTTCGTATTCATGGGTTttgcatatatatatgttgatgatgtgaGTTTGCGGTTTGTTCAAACAGTGGATGGACTGGCAGTCTTGATAAGCACCTTTGAGCAGCTTGAGGGGTGGAGTGGGGATCCATGTCTCCCTAGTGACACCATATGGCAGTGGCTGAACTGTATAGGCAATGACCCTCCAAGAGTAACCTCCCT AAATCTCTCAGGGTATGGACTGGATGGCTCTCTCCCTGACTTCAGCCAAATACAGGCTCTTGAAACCAT AGATCTAGGAAATAACAGTCTCGAGGGTTCAATTCCAGATTTTCTAGGAAAGCTGCCAAGTTTAAAGCTGCT GATCAATGGGAACCCAAGCCTACATCATCACAAGGGAAAAAACTTGGGTCTTATAATTGGCTTGACCATTGGAATACCTGTAGGACTAATACTGGTGTTTGCTCTTGTTTATTTCCTAACACGAAAAAAGCCAATGTCTGGCCACGGACAAGTTACAATAGGATTGGGTATGAGTCAAGGTAATGGGACTGCTCAGGGAAAGCCTCAAGAGGAAAATATTTCAGTGAGTGCAAGCACAGAGGGCCTGATTAAGCCATCACAGACTAACCAGAATGTTATGGCAATGCCAACAGGGGAAAATGTTTCATGGGCAGGGAATGCTGGAAACGGGCATATTAACCCAATGCCTGCTGGAGAACACATTCCAGTAAGTACAGGCCCTGGAAGTATTAATCATCCATCCGAGGTTCCTGCAGGCATAGACAGGGCAGAGCTTGATGAGCTGATTCGGTTGCAACATGGAAACATGGGACCTCATGGAAGAGCATAA
- the LOC100248449 gene encoding probable NOT transcription complex subunit VIP2 isoform X1 — protein MSGLLNSSLNGSTSNLQDSNGRSFATSFSAQSGAASPVFHHSGSIQGLHNIHGSFNVPNMPGTLASRNSTINSVPSGGVQQPTGNLSSGRYASNSLPVALSQISHGSSHGHSGVANRGGISVVGSPGYSSSTNGVGGSIPGILPTSAAIANRSAVPGLGVSPILGNAGPRITSSMGNIVGGGNIGRSISSGGGLSVPGIASRLNLAANSGSGSLNVQGPNRLMSGVLQQASPQVISMLGNSYPSAGGPLSQGHVQTVNNLSSMGMLNDVNSNENSPFDINDFPQLTSRPSSSGGPQGQLGSLRKQGLGVSPIVQQNQEFSIQNEDFPALPGFKGGNADYAMDLHQKEQFHDNTVSMMQSQHFSMGRSAGFNLGGSYSSHRPQQQQQHAPAVSSGGVSFSPVNNQDLLHLHGSDIFPSSHSTYHSQTSGPPGIGLRPLNSPNTVSGMGSYDQLIQQYQQHQNQSQFRLQQMSAVSQAFRDQGMKSMQATQAAPDPFGLLGLLSVIRMSDPDLTSLALGIDLTTLGLNLNSAENLHKTFGSPWSDEPAKGDPEFSVPQCYYAKQPPALHQGYFLKFQVETLFYIFYSMPKDEAQLYAANELYNRGWFFHREHRLWFIRVANMEPLVKTNTYERGSYLCFDPNTWESVRKDNFVLHYELLEKKPPLPQH, from the exons ATGTCGGGGTTACTCAAT TCTTCTCTCAATGGATCAACTTCAAACCTTCAAGATAGCAATGGGAGATCTTTTGCGACATCTTTTTCAGCTCAATCTGGTGCAGCATCTCCTGTTTTTCATCACAGTG GAAGTATTCAAGGCTTACACAATATTCATGGGAGCTTTAACGTTCCCAACATGCCTGGAACACTTGCATCAAGAAACTCAACAATAAACAGCGTTCCTTCTGGTGGGGTTCAACAACCTACTGGAAACCTTTCCAGTGGACGATATGCATCAAATAGTCTTCCTGTCGCACTTTCTCAG ATATCTCATGGGAGCTCACATGGACATTCAGGAGTCGCAAATAGAGGAGGTATAAGTGTTGTAGGAAGCCCTGGATATAGTAGTAGCACCAATGGAGTTGGTGGTTCTATTCCTGGAATTCTCCCTACCTCTGCAGCAATTGCTAACCGGAGTGCTGTCCCAGGACTGGGAGTATCTCCAATATTGGGAAATGCAGGTCCTCGGATTACGAGTTCAATGGGAAACATAGTTGGTGGAGGCAACATTGGGAGGAGCATTAGCTCTGGTGGAGGATTATCTGTGCCCGGTATTGCTTCTCGCTTAAATTTAGCTGCAAATAGTGGTTCGGGAAGTTTAAATGTCCAAGGACCGAATAGATTAATGAGTGGTGTGCTTCAGCAAG CATCTCCACAGGTGATTTCTATGCTAGGAAATTCCTATCCTTCTGCTGGAGGTCCATTATCTCAAGGCCATGTCCAAACAGTCAATAATCTGAGCTCGATGGGGATGTTGAATGATGTGAACTCCAATGAAAATTCCCCCTTTGATATTAATGATTTCCCTCAGTTGACAAGTCGACCTAGTTCTTCTGGAGGACCTCAAGGACAATTGG GTTCCCTGAGAAAACAAGGTCTTGGAGTTAGTCCTATTGTTCAACAGAACCAAGAGTTCAGCATCCAAAATGAGGATTTTCCAGCTTTACCGGGATTTAAAG GTGGTAATGCTGATTATGCTATGGATTTGCACCAGAAAGAACAATTTCATGACAATACTGTATCTATGATGCAATCTCAGCACTTCTCT ATGGGAAGATCTGCTGGGTTCAACTTGGGGGGATCATACTCCTCTCATCGTCCACAGCAACAACAGCAACATGCTCCTGCAGTCAGTAGTGGTGGTGTCTCCTTTTCACCAGTAAACAATCAGGATCTCCTTCATTTGCATGGCTCAGATATCTTCCCATCTTCTCACTCAACCTATCACTCACAG ACAAGTGGACCTCCCGGTATTGGATTAAGACCTCTAAATTCTCCAAATACTGTTTCTGGTATGGGGTCATATGACCAGCTTATCCAGCAATATCAACAACACCAGAACCAGTCCCAATTTCGCTTGCAACAAATGTCAGCTGTTAGTCAGGCATTTAGGGATCAGGGCATGAAGTCGATGCAGGCTACACAAGCTGCTCCGGATCCATTTGGTTTGCTTGGCTTGTTAAGTGTAATAAGGATGAGTGACCCTGATTTGACATCTCTTGCCCTTGGAATTGATCTAACAACACTTGGGTTGAACTTGAACTCGGCCGAAAATCTTCACAAGACTTTTGGTTCCCCGTGGTCTGACGAGCCAGCCAAAGGAGATCCAGAGTTCAGCGTGCCTCAGTGTTATTATGCTAAACAACCACCTGCTCTACAT CAAGGTTACTTCTTGAAGTTCCAGGTGGAGacattgttttatattttctatag catgcCGAAAGACGAAGCCCAATTATATGCTGCAAATGAACT CTACAACCGAGGCTGGTTTTTCCACAGAGAGCACCGGCTGTGGTTCATAAGGGTTGCTAACATGGAGCCACTTGTTAAGACAAACACATATGAGAGAGGATCTTATCTTTGTTTTGACCCGAACACATGGGAGTCAGTCCGAAAG GATAATTTTGTTCTCCATTATGAGCTGTTGGAAAAGAAACCACCTCTACCGCAACATTAA
- the LOC100248449 gene encoding probable NOT transcription complex subunit VIP2 isoform X2: MSGLLNSSLNGSTSNLQDSNGRSFATSFSAQSGAASPVFHHSGSIQGLHNIHGSFNVPNMPGTLASRNSTINSVPSGGVQQPTGNLSSGRYASNSLPVALSQISHGSSHGHSGVANRGGISVVGSPGYSSSTNGVGGSIPGILPTSAAIANRSAVPGLGVSPILGNAGPRITSSMGNIVGGGNIGRSISSGGGLSVPGIASRLNLAANSGSGSLNVQGPNRLMSGVLQQASPQVISMLGNSYPSAGGPLSQGHVQTVNNLSSMGMLNDVNSNENSPFDINDFPQLTSRPSSSGGPQGQLGSLRKQGLGVSPIVQQNQEFSIQNEDFPALPGFKGGNADYAMDLHQKEQFHDNTVSMMQSQHFSMGRSAGFNLGGSYSSHRPQQQQQHAPAVSSGGVSFSPVNNQDLLHLHGSDIFPSSHSTYHSQTSGPPGIGLRPLNSPNTVSGMGSYDQLIQQYQQHQNQSQFRLQQMSAVSQAFRDQGMKSMQATQAAPDPFGLLGLLSVIRMSDPDLTSLALGIDLTTLGLNLNSAENLHKTFGSPWSDEPAKGDPEFSVPQCYYAKQPPALHQGYFLKFQVETLFYIFYSYNRGWFFHREHRLWFIRVANMEPLVKTNTYERGSYLCFDPNTWESVRKDNFVLHYELLEKKPPLPQH, encoded by the exons ATGTCGGGGTTACTCAAT TCTTCTCTCAATGGATCAACTTCAAACCTTCAAGATAGCAATGGGAGATCTTTTGCGACATCTTTTTCAGCTCAATCTGGTGCAGCATCTCCTGTTTTTCATCACAGTG GAAGTATTCAAGGCTTACACAATATTCATGGGAGCTTTAACGTTCCCAACATGCCTGGAACACTTGCATCAAGAAACTCAACAATAAACAGCGTTCCTTCTGGTGGGGTTCAACAACCTACTGGAAACCTTTCCAGTGGACGATATGCATCAAATAGTCTTCCTGTCGCACTTTCTCAG ATATCTCATGGGAGCTCACATGGACATTCAGGAGTCGCAAATAGAGGAGGTATAAGTGTTGTAGGAAGCCCTGGATATAGTAGTAGCACCAATGGAGTTGGTGGTTCTATTCCTGGAATTCTCCCTACCTCTGCAGCAATTGCTAACCGGAGTGCTGTCCCAGGACTGGGAGTATCTCCAATATTGGGAAATGCAGGTCCTCGGATTACGAGTTCAATGGGAAACATAGTTGGTGGAGGCAACATTGGGAGGAGCATTAGCTCTGGTGGAGGATTATCTGTGCCCGGTATTGCTTCTCGCTTAAATTTAGCTGCAAATAGTGGTTCGGGAAGTTTAAATGTCCAAGGACCGAATAGATTAATGAGTGGTGTGCTTCAGCAAG CATCTCCACAGGTGATTTCTATGCTAGGAAATTCCTATCCTTCTGCTGGAGGTCCATTATCTCAAGGCCATGTCCAAACAGTCAATAATCTGAGCTCGATGGGGATGTTGAATGATGTGAACTCCAATGAAAATTCCCCCTTTGATATTAATGATTTCCCTCAGTTGACAAGTCGACCTAGTTCTTCTGGAGGACCTCAAGGACAATTGG GTTCCCTGAGAAAACAAGGTCTTGGAGTTAGTCCTATTGTTCAACAGAACCAAGAGTTCAGCATCCAAAATGAGGATTTTCCAGCTTTACCGGGATTTAAAG GTGGTAATGCTGATTATGCTATGGATTTGCACCAGAAAGAACAATTTCATGACAATACTGTATCTATGATGCAATCTCAGCACTTCTCT ATGGGAAGATCTGCTGGGTTCAACTTGGGGGGATCATACTCCTCTCATCGTCCACAGCAACAACAGCAACATGCTCCTGCAGTCAGTAGTGGTGGTGTCTCCTTTTCACCAGTAAACAATCAGGATCTCCTTCATTTGCATGGCTCAGATATCTTCCCATCTTCTCACTCAACCTATCACTCACAG ACAAGTGGACCTCCCGGTATTGGATTAAGACCTCTAAATTCTCCAAATACTGTTTCTGGTATGGGGTCATATGACCAGCTTATCCAGCAATATCAACAACACCAGAACCAGTCCCAATTTCGCTTGCAACAAATGTCAGCTGTTAGTCAGGCATTTAGGGATCAGGGCATGAAGTCGATGCAGGCTACACAAGCTGCTCCGGATCCATTTGGTTTGCTTGGCTTGTTAAGTGTAATAAGGATGAGTGACCCTGATTTGACATCTCTTGCCCTTGGAATTGATCTAACAACACTTGGGTTGAACTTGAACTCGGCCGAAAATCTTCACAAGACTTTTGGTTCCCCGTGGTCTGACGAGCCAGCCAAAGGAGATCCAGAGTTCAGCGTGCCTCAGTGTTATTATGCTAAACAACCACCTGCTCTACAT CAAGGTTACTTCTTGAAGTTCCAGGTGGAGacattgttttatattttctatag CTACAACCGAGGCTGGTTTTTCCACAGAGAGCACCGGCTGTGGTTCATAAGGGTTGCTAACATGGAGCCACTTGTTAAGACAAACACATATGAGAGAGGATCTTATCTTTGTTTTGACCCGAACACATGGGAGTCAGTCCGAAAG GATAATTTTGTTCTCCATTATGAGCTGTTGGAAAAGAAACCACCTCTACCGCAACATTAA